The Methylobacterium currus genome contains a region encoding:
- the lptE gene encoding LPS assembly lipoprotein LptE: protein MAGSTAKTARNLTLVATLALGLSACFRPLYGPTASGAPLSAVLASIQVEPAKTAQGQERLGHYLRSELVFDLDGSGQPSEKKYRLILAASETVQTPIVSSITGRAESATLLGTASYKVQTLAGDRTLTEGVAQGTATYDRSAQRFASLRAARDAEIRLAKLLSEQIKTRVAAILATQP, encoded by the coding sequence ATGGCAGGCAGCACGGCGAAGACGGCGCGAAACCTCACTCTCGTCGCCACCCTGGCGCTCGGCCTCTCGGCCTGCTTCCGGCCGCTCTACGGACCGACGGCCTCCGGCGCCCCGTTGAGTGCCGTGCTGGCCTCGATCCAGGTCGAGCCGGCCAAGACCGCGCAGGGGCAGGAGCGCCTCGGCCATTACCTGCGCAGCGAGTTGGTCTTCGACCTCGACGGGTCGGGCCAGCCTTCTGAGAAGAAGTACCGCCTGATCCTCGCGGCGAGCGAGACGGTGCAGACGCCGATTGTCAGTTCCATCACGGGTCGCGCCGAATCCGCGACCCTGCTCGGCACCGCGTCCTACAAGGTCCAGACCCTCGCCGGCGACCGCACCCTCACCGAGGGCGTCGCCCAGGGTACTGCCACCTATGACCGCTCGGCCCAGCGCTTCGCCAGCCTGCGCGCCGCGCGCGATGCCGAGATCCGGCTCGCCAAGCTCCTCTCCGAGCAGATCAAGACCCGCGTCGCCGCGATCCTGGCGACTCAGCCTTGA
- the leuS gene encoding leucine--tRNA ligase, with amino-acid sequence MAERYNAKDSEPHWQQVWAEREIFRTRNDDPRPKYYVLEMFPYPSGRIHMGHVRNYAMGDVVARYKRAKGFNVLHPMGWDAFGLPAENAAMQNKVNPRDWTYANIATMRAQLQSMGLSLDWSREIATCDPEYYKHQQRMFLDFLQAGLVSRRTAKVNWDPVDHTVLANEQVIDGRGWRSGALVEQRELTQWFFKITDFAQDLDDRLDTLERWPEKVRLMQRNWIGRSEGLELRFALESVPGGTAREVTVYTTRPDTLFGAKFLAVAADHPLAAAVAKDNPALQDFIAECRRMGTAQAAIDTAEKLGFDTGLKVRHPLDPSWTLPVYVANFVLMEYGTGAVFGCPAHDQRDLDFANKYGLGNTPVVCPPDQDPAAFVITDTAYDGDGRMINSRFLDGMSTDDAFKTVADRLEAETLDGAPMGARRVQFRLRDWGVSRQRYWGCPIPVIHCDACGVVPVPVEDLPVRLPEEVSFDVPGNPLERDAAWRNVPCPSCGAQARRETDTMDTFVDSSWYFARFTAPWLEDAPTDKAVADHWLPVDQYIGGIEHAILHLLYSRFFMRAMRKTGWAGLDEPFAGLFTQGMVVHETYRDEAGGWVQPVDVKVVTEDGARKAFHVKTDAPIAIGAIEKMSKSKKNVVDPDDIIASYGADTARWFMLSDSPPERDVIWTEDGVQGASRFVQRIWRMVSEVAEGGAEPPKAGNEAVLKAAHKALNAVGEDIERLRFNRCVAHIYELANSLQEAVNAERGHAPSPALQEATLILVQLIAPMMPHLAETCWTALKQDGLVAEAAWPAIRHDLLIEDSVTLPVQINGRKRADVTVKRDADQASVQEAVMALEAVQRALEGKPPRKVIVVPLRIVNIVV; translated from the coding sequence CTATGTGCTCGAGATGTTCCCCTATCCGTCGGGGCGCATCCATATGGGTCACGTGCGCAATTACGCGATGGGCGACGTGGTCGCCCGCTACAAGCGGGCCAAGGGCTTCAACGTCCTGCACCCGATGGGCTGGGATGCGTTCGGCCTGCCGGCCGAGAACGCCGCGATGCAGAACAAGGTCAACCCGCGGGACTGGACCTACGCCAACATCGCGACGATGCGGGCGCAGCTGCAATCGATGGGCCTGTCGCTGGACTGGAGTCGCGAGATCGCGACCTGCGATCCCGAGTATTACAAGCACCAGCAGCGGATGTTCCTGGACTTCCTGCAGGCCGGGCTGGTCTCGCGCCGCACCGCCAAGGTGAACTGGGATCCGGTCGACCATACCGTGCTCGCCAACGAGCAGGTGATCGATGGGCGCGGCTGGCGCTCGGGTGCGCTGGTCGAGCAGCGCGAGCTGACCCAATGGTTCTTCAAGATCACCGACTTCGCCCAGGATCTGGACGACCGGCTCGACACGCTGGAGCGCTGGCCGGAGAAGGTCCGGCTGATGCAGCGCAACTGGATCGGCCGCTCGGAAGGCCTGGAGTTGCGCTTCGCCCTTGAGAGCGTGCCGGGGGGAACGGCGCGCGAGGTCACCGTCTACACGACTCGTCCCGACACCCTGTTCGGCGCCAAGTTCCTGGCGGTCGCCGCCGACCATCCGCTCGCCGCCGCGGTGGCGAAGGACAACCCGGCCCTGCAGGACTTCATCGCCGAGTGTCGGCGCATGGGCACTGCGCAGGCCGCGATCGACACGGCCGAGAAGCTCGGCTTCGACACCGGCCTGAAGGTCCGCCACCCCCTCGACCCGTCCTGGACCCTGCCGGTCTACGTCGCGAATTTCGTGCTGATGGAGTACGGCACCGGTGCGGTGTTCGGCTGCCCGGCCCATGACCAGCGCGACCTCGACTTCGCCAACAAGTACGGCCTCGGCAACACACCGGTCGTGTGCCCGCCGGACCAGGATCCCGCCGCCTTCGTCATCACCGACACCGCCTATGACGGCGACGGCCGAATGATCAACTCGCGCTTCCTCGACGGGATGAGCACCGACGACGCGTTCAAGACCGTCGCCGACCGCCTGGAGGCCGAGACCCTCGACGGAGCCCCCATGGGCGCACGCCGGGTGCAGTTCCGCCTGCGCGACTGGGGCGTCTCGCGCCAGCGCTATTGGGGCTGCCCGATCCCGGTGATCCATTGCGATGCCTGCGGCGTCGTGCCGGTGCCTGTCGAGGACCTGCCGGTGCGCCTGCCGGAGGAGGTTTCGTTCGACGTACCCGGCAACCCGCTGGAGCGCGACGCGGCCTGGCGCAACGTGCCGTGCCCGTCCTGCGGGGCTCAGGCCCGGCGCGAGACCGACACGATGGATACCTTCGTCGACTCGTCCTGGTACTTCGCGCGCTTCACCGCGCCGTGGCTGGAGGACGCGCCGACCGACAAGGCGGTGGCCGACCACTGGCTGCCGGTCGACCAGTATATCGGCGGCATCGAGCACGCGATCCTGCATCTGCTCTATTCCCGCTTCTTCATGCGGGCGATGCGCAAGACCGGCTGGGCCGGGCTGGACGAGCCCTTCGCCGGCCTGTTCACGCAAGGCATGGTCGTCCACGAGACCTACCGGGACGAGGCCGGTGGCTGGGTGCAGCCGGTCGACGTCAAGGTGGTGACCGAGGACGGCGCCAGAAAAGCGTTTCACGTGAAAACCGACGCGCCGATCGCCATCGGGGCGATCGAGAAGATGTCGAAGTCTAAGAAGAACGTCGTCGACCCCGACGACATCATCGCGTCCTACGGCGCCGACACCGCCCGCTGGTTCATGCTCTCGGACTCGCCGCCGGAGCGCGACGTGATCTGGACCGAGGATGGCGTGCAGGGTGCCTCGCGCTTCGTCCAGCGGATTTGGCGCATGGTGAGCGAGGTCGCCGAGGGCGGCGCGGAGCCGCCGAAGGCCGGCAACGAGGCCGTGCTAAAGGCCGCGCATAAGGCGCTGAACGCGGTTGGCGAGGACATCGAGCGCCTGCGCTTCAACCGCTGCGTCGCCCATATCTACGAGCTGGCGAACAGCCTGCAGGAGGCGGTGAATGCCGAGCGCGGCCACGCCCCCTCCCCTGCCCTGCAGGAGGCGACGCTGATCCTGGTCCAGCTCATCGCCCCGATGATGCCGCACCTCGCCGAGACCTGCTGGACCGCTCTCAAGCAAGACGGCCTGGTGGCGGAAGCAGCCTGGCCGGCGATCCGTCACGACCTTCTGATCGAGGACAGCGTGACCCTGCCGGTGCAGATCAACGGTCGCAAGCGCGCCGATGTCACCGTGAAGCGCGACGCCGATCAGGCGAGTGTGCAGGAAGCCGTTATGGCGCTGGAAGCGGTGCAGCGGGCACTGGAAGGCAAGCCGCCCCGCAAGGTGATCGTGGTGCCGCTGCGTATCGTCAATATCGTGGTCTGA